One genomic region from Thalassomonas viridans encodes:
- a CDS encoding LysR family transcriptional regulator codes for MFIKSEHKRLPYQMMIFDEVAKTGSFTKAAEALGHTKSAVSQYISQLEADLGVRLLNRSTRRLNLTSAGQQLARRSEQLVSMLSVSVEEVVSQVAAPQGRLAITAPLAFDTGLVTPLIAELLREYPKLEPELTFTDERLDLLTHKLDLAISVGMQKDSSYHAILLGHISSILVASPEFIARHGTISPETLPQLPLITLPWQQGKTKVEKKNNSLALTSTAVVKINTSLGAMSAAINGLGVALVPKILVNQAISDGRLQQVLPDYNGEHRQVYALHSYQQQLPLVIRLLVERLKLRFALPL; via the coding sequence ATGTTCATAAAATCTGAACACAAACGCTTACCCTACCAGATGATGATTTTCGATGAGGTGGCAAAAACCGGTTCTTTCACTAAAGCCGCCGAGGCACTGGGCCATACCAAGTCGGCGGTCAGCCAATATATCAGCCAGCTGGAAGCCGACTTGGGGGTAAGGTTGCTGAACCGCAGCACCCGGCGCCTGAACCTGACCTCAGCAGGCCAGCAACTGGCCAGGCGCAGCGAACAGCTGGTTTCCATGCTTAGCGTTAGTGTCGAAGAAGTTGTTTCCCAGGTGGCTGCGCCGCAGGGCCGCCTGGCAATAACCGCCCCGTTGGCTTTTGACACCGGCCTGGTTACTCCCCTGATTGCCGAGTTGCTGCGGGAGTACCCTAAACTGGAGCCCGAGCTGACCTTTACCGATGAACGCCTGGATCTGCTGACCCATAAACTGGATCTGGCCATTTCCGTTGGTATGCAGAAAGACAGCAGTTATCACGCCATTTTATTGGGGCATATCAGCAGTATCCTGGTGGCCTCGCCGGAATTCATCGCCCGCCATGGCACTATCAGCCCGGAAACACTGCCGCAGTTGCCTTTGATCACTTTGCCCTGGCAGCAAGGCAAGACTAAGGTAGAAAAGAAAAATAACAGCCTGGCATTAACTTCCACAGCGGTAGTAAAAATCAACACCTCCCTGGGGGCGATGAGTGCGGCAATCAATGGCCTGGGAGTGGCGTTGGTGCCTAAGATCCTGGTGAATCAGGCAATTAGCGATGGCCGCCTGCAGCAGGTATTGCCTGATTATAACGGTGAACACCGCCAGGTTTATGCGCTGCACTCCTACCAGCAGCAGTTGCCCTTAGTGATCCGTTTACTGGTCGAACGGTTAAAGCTGCGTTTCGCCTTGCCTCTCTAA